In Patescibacteria group bacterium, one genomic interval encodes:
- the argS gene encoding arginine--tRNA ligase encodes MVKQELEKIIQKALKELSIEMGSISVPHSILSDHGDYATNVALIASKQEGKSPLQLAENIKKKIKEQNNPLLEKVEVAGPGFINFHLSLQGIEQHVQEVALEVGAGYQFKRAKKINIEFISANPTGDLHIGHGRGAFFGDALARVFSYAGAQVTREYYMNDSRQSGQIKELGKTALGKGEEYRTEKLAQLIESINVSGKSEEEAGTVLAALIQESNKRFIESKLNISFDVWYSEDEKLRATGANDVMLAKLSDKGLTYERDGAVWLKTSEYGDDEDRVVVRSDGTKSYFISDITYHQDKFARGFDTVIDIWGADHHGHVKRMHAAGKMLSWPTKPTVQPIIFITQLVSLKEGGEVKKMSKRAGTAICLEDLVDEFGIDVVRWFFAEKTLNTHMEFDAALAREQSQKNPVFYVQYAHARICSVLENVRDLAPSETTLLDVIKSGAGRALALKLLQFPEVVLEVTKEFQVNKLTTYAYELAALFSQFYHDVRVIEGDQYNRGALLLMKITKEVLAKSISLLGISAPERM; translated from the coding sequence ATGGTAAAGCAAGAGCTGGAAAAAATAATACAGAAGGCGCTCAAAGAACTTTCTATAGAGATGGGGAGTATTTCCGTTCCGCATTCGATACTATCCGACCATGGTGACTATGCGACCAATGTCGCTCTTATAGCTTCAAAACAAGAAGGTAAAAGTCCTCTCCAACTTGCGGAAAATATAAAGAAAAAGATTAAAGAACAGAATAATCCGTTGCTTGAAAAAGTGGAAGTTGCGGGTCCGGGGTTTATTAATTTTCACCTTTCTCTCCAGGGCATTGAACAACACGTGCAAGAGGTCGCCCTAGAGGTTGGCGCGGGATATCAATTCAAAAGGGCAAAAAAAATAAACATTGAATTCATTTCAGCAAACCCCACGGGAGATCTCCACATAGGCCACGGCAGAGGCGCGTTTTTTGGCGATGCGCTCGCGCGCGTATTTTCGTACGCGGGCGCACAGGTCACGAGAGAATACTACATGAACGATTCGCGCCAAAGCGGGCAGATCAAAGAGCTCGGCAAAACGGCGCTGGGGAAGGGAGAGGAATATCGGACGGAAAAATTGGCGCAGTTAATTGAAAGTATTAATGTTTCGGGGAAGAGCGAGGAAGAAGCGGGCACTGTCTTGGCGGCGCTTATACAGGAGTCCAACAAGAGGTTCATTGAGAGTAAGCTTAATATTTCCTTTGATGTATGGTATTCGGAAGATGAAAAATTGCGGGCAACGGGCGCAAATGATGTCATGCTTGCAAAACTTTCTGACAAGGGTCTCACGTATGAACGTGACGGAGCGGTGTGGCTCAAAACCAGCGAATACGGAGATGACGAAGACAGGGTAGTCGTTCGCTCTGACGGAACGAAAAGTTATTTTATTTCGGATATCACATACCATCAAGATAAATTTGCGAGGGGATTTGATACCGTAATCGATATTTGGGGCGCCGACCATCACGGACATGTGAAAAGAATGCACGCGGCGGGAAAGATGCTTTCGTGGCCGACGAAGCCCACCGTCCAGCCGATCATTTTCATCACCCAGCTCGTGTCGCTCAAAGAAGGTGGAGAGGTGAAGAAGATGAGCAAGCGCGCGGGAACGGCGATCTGCCTTGAAGATCTGGTAGATGAGTTTGGCATTGATGTCGTGCGATGGTTTTTTGCGGAAAAAACGTTGAACACTCATATGGAATTTGACGCGGCTCTTGCGCGGGAGCAATCGCAAAAAAATCCGGTCTTTTATGTGCAGTACGCGCATGCGCGCATTTGTTCCGTGTTGGAGAATGTTCGCGATCTTGCGCCGAGCGAAACGACACTTCTGGACGTCATAAAGAGCGGTGCGGGACGCGCTCTCGCATTGAAGCTCCTCCAATTTCCCGAAGTTGTTCTAGAAGTGACTAAGGAATTTCAAGTGAACAAACTGACGACCTATGCGTATGAATTGGCTGCTCTGTTCAGCCAGTTCTATCATGACGTGCGAGTTATTGAAGGCGATCAATATAACAGAGGAGCGCTCCTCCTCATGAAAATAACCAAAGAGGTCCTTGCGAAGTCTATTTCCTTGCTTGGCATCAGCGCTCCGGAAAGAATGTAG
- a CDS encoding nucleoside triphosphate pyrophosphohydrolase family protein: MDFKEYQKESKKTALYPDSGSNFIYPTLGLSGESGEVADKIKKIIRDDGGRVSEEKREDIKKELGDVLWYVAQLATELRLDLDDIAKANLEKLFSRKERGVLGGSGDNR; this comes from the coding sequence ATGGACTTCAAGGAATATCAAAAGGAATCAAAAAAGACGGCATTGTACCCCGATAGCGGGAGCAATTTCATATATCCGACACTGGGGCTCTCGGGAGAATCGGGCGAAGTGGCGGACAAGATAAAAAAGATTATTCGCGATGACGGAGGGCGTGTGTCGGAAGAAAAGAGAGAAGACATAAAAAAAGAACTCGGCGATGTGTTGTGGTATGTCGCACAGCTTGCCACCGAACTCCGGCTTGATCTGGATGATATCGCGAAAGCAAATCTAGAGAAACTTTTTTCAAGAAAAGAGCGCGGCGTACTCGGGGGGAGCGGTGATAATAGATAG
- the tmk gene encoding dTMP kinase codes for MEKKGKFIVLEGGEGSGKSTCIGVLKERLPLIFGAHAFLFTREPGGTAIGENIRRILMSKDPGLEHMQPLTELMLFCAARTEHVQTVINPALQNGTHIVCDRFDASTIAYQIDALERNDLRSDFEILNALALGHRSRKVFHQWMGGPHPDIYIILDVDPWVGLERTAEAKGKDTTRFDDKEIAFHVRVRESFLRFAQIHPESAVVLNANMAQEDVVQEVLDIILSVVDS; via the coding sequence ATGGAAAAGAAAGGTAAGTTCATTGTTCTTGAAGGCGGTGAAGGGTCCGGCAAGTCAACCTGTATTGGGGTATTGAAAGAACGCCTCCCGCTCATCTTTGGGGCTCATGCATTCCTCTTTACCAGAGAACCGGGTGGGACGGCAATCGGTGAAAACATACGGCGTATCCTTATGTCAAAAGACCCCGGTCTGGAGCACATGCAGCCCCTTACGGAACTCATGCTTTTTTGTGCGGCACGGACTGAGCACGTGCAGACCGTTATTAACCCGGCGCTACAGAATGGCACCCATATCGTGTGCGACCGCTTTGATGCGTCAACTATTGCATATCAGATTGACGCGTTGGAAAGGAATGATCTGCGGAGTGATTTTGAGATATTGAACGCGTTGGCACTTGGGCACAGGAGCAGGAAGGTGTTTCACCAATGGATGGGCGGTCCGCATCCGGACATATATATCATATTGGATGTGGATCCTTGGGTCGGATTGGAACGGACCGCAGAGGCAAAAGGGAAAGACACCACGCGGTTTGACGATAAGGAAATCGCCTTCCATGTACGGGTGCGGGAAAGTTTTCTCCGTTTTGCACAGATACATCCGGAGTCTGCCGTGGTACTCAACGCGAACATGGCGCAAGAAGATGTCGTGCAAGAAGTTCTTGATATTATTCTTTCAGTTGTAGACTCATAG
- a CDS encoding deaminase gives MTELKQALSHLVDDRNIMRPSWDETHMFRTIAAATRSSCLKRAVGAGLVREKREIASGYSGAPEGVTTCLEHEYCYYEDLAWREAQKGNGQFEVLREQYKIYCTAVHAEANALGQCSRFGTSAVGATLFITNFPCPGCVRDHIITNKISEVRVWKQYLSNPLLVIDEKRESERLLLQAGISIKEIPLSDERIMEIAFLMTRVGSRTSYTFKSFE, from the coding sequence ATGACTGAGTTGAAACAAGCATTATCTCATCTGGTGGATGACCGAAACATCATGCGTCCCTCTTGGGATGAAACTCACATGTTTCGCACGATTGCGGCGGCCACGAGATCATCATGTCTCAAACGCGCCGTCGGTGCGGGACTCGTGCGTGAGAAACGGGAAATTGCTTCGGGGTATTCCGGCGCTCCCGAAGGTGTAACGACCTGCCTTGAGCACGAATACTGCTACTACGAAGACCTGGCGTGGCGCGAAGCGCAAAAGGGGAACGGGCAGTTTGAGGTGTTGCGTGAGCAATACAAGATCTATTGTACCGCGGTTCATGCCGAGGCGAACGCCCTTGGACAGTGTTCTCGTTTCGGTACCTCGGCGGTGGGAGCGACTCTCTTTATCACCAATTTCCCTTGCCCGGGATGCGTACGGGATCACATCATTACCAATAAAATCAGCGAAGTTCGTGTGTGGAAGCAGTATTTAAGCAACCCACTTTTGGTGATTGATGAGAAAAGGGAAAGCGAACGCCTGTTGCTTCAAGCCGGTATTTCCATCAAGGAAATTCCATTGTCGGACGAACGCATCATGGAAATTGCATTTCTCATGACGCGTGTCGGCTCGCGAACCTCCTATACCTTCAAATCTTTTGAATAA
- the thyX gene encoding FAD-dependent thymidylate synthase, giving the protein MAESFNEITVRVLAKTVIDRDAVREWLDEMGADEFEIPDEEAVSDPALLVALAAKQCYMAFQPGLNPNVNKVRKDMLDYLDNVLKQRHGSVLEHAVFTFGINGCSRVFTGEMNRHRAGVGISERSMRYVRYTNIKFWMPECFRESTDDSIEITEKKRRSREVLAVQFKSQEKMMEAFADIWKEELEPSSTFHAKKVLTSAFRRGIGMGIATGGVWSLNLRALRHVIALRTDAGAEEEIVHVFKKVGKIMIAAVPEIFGDFKEVNGAFVPEYWKV; this is encoded by the coding sequence GTGGCAGAATCTTTTAACGAAATAACAGTCCGCGTTCTCGCGAAAACGGTCATTGACCGCGATGCAGTGCGCGAGTGGCTTGACGAAATGGGAGCGGATGAGTTTGAGATTCCGGATGAAGAAGCGGTTTCGGATCCGGCGCTACTCGTGGCGCTTGCCGCCAAGCAGTGCTATATGGCATTTCAGCCCGGACTCAATCCGAATGTCAACAAGGTCCGCAAGGACATGCTTGACTACTTGGACAACGTGCTCAAGCAACGACACGGTTCCGTTCTGGAGCACGCAGTGTTTACTTTCGGTATCAACGGGTGCTCGCGAGTTTTCACCGGCGAGATGAATCGCCATCGTGCCGGTGTCGGCATCTCCGAGCGGAGTATGCGCTACGTTCGGTATACCAACATAAAGTTCTGGATGCCGGAATGTTTCCGTGAGAGCACCGATGACAGTATTGAAATTACGGAGAAAAAGAGGCGGAGTCGCGAAGTGCTCGCTGTACAGTTCAAAAGTCAAGAAAAGATGATGGAGGCATTCGCTGATATCTGGAAGGAAGAACTCGAGCCAAGCAGCACATTTCACGCGAAAAAGGTTCTCACGTCGGCATTTCGGCGCGGTATAGGTATGGGAATTGCCACTGGAGGTGTGTGGTCACTCAACCTCCGTGCACTTCGGCATGTAATTGCTCTGCGTACCGATGCCGGCGCCGAAGAGGAGATTGTCCATGTGTTCAAGAAGGTAGGGAAGATCATGATCGCGGCGGTCCCGGAAATATTTGGAGACTTCAAGGAAGTGAACGGTGCGTTCGTCCCGGAATATTGGAAAGTGTAG
- the rplK gene encoding 50S ribosomal protein L11: protein MAVIVKKIKIQVTGGKANPAPPLGPALGQAGVNIGEFVKQFNEKTREMMGDIIPVEISVYEDRSFSFILKTPPASSLLMKAAGIEKGSGKNVTSKVGTVTKAQVREIAEKKLTDLNANDVDAASKIIEGTARSMGIDVK, encoded by the coding sequence ATGGCGGTTATAGTAAAAAAAATTAAAATACAGGTTACGGGGGGGAAGGCAAACCCCGCGCCACCATTAGGACCCGCGCTTGGCCAGGCGGGGGTTAATATCGGTGAGTTCGTGAAACAATTCAACGAAAAAACGCGAGAGATGATGGGAGACATCATTCCGGTTGAGATCAGTGTGTATGAGGATAGAAGCTTTAGTTTTATCTTAAAGACGCCTCCCGCGTCATCGCTCTTGATGAAGGCGGCCGGCATAGAGAAGGGTTCCGGAAAAAATGTCACCAGCAAGGTGGGAACCGTGACGAAGGCGCAGGTACGCGAGATTGCGGAAAAAAAGCTGACCGACCTTAATGCCAACGATGTAGACGCCGCGTCAAAAATTATTGAAGGTACGGCGCGAAGCATGGGGATTGACGTGAAGTAG
- the nusG gene encoding transcription termination/antitermination protein NusG: MAKQEIEQGRNWYAIHTYVGYENAVQRNLKQRIESLGMEDKIFSVIVPVEKKIKIKGGKRVEIEEKIYPGYVLVDMIVNDESWYVVRNTPRVTGFVGAGIYPVPLQKNEVDTLFARMQSGETKHKIDFQVDDPVTIIDGPFKEFEGKISEVDEDRGKVKVLVSMFGRETPVELDFLQLKKI; the protein is encoded by the coding sequence ATGGCAAAACAAGAGATAGAACAAGGAAGAAATTGGTACGCGATCCACACCTATGTGGGGTATGAAAATGCTGTGCAGAGAAACCTCAAACAGCGCATAGAATCTCTCGGCATGGAAGACAAGATATTCAGTGTTATTGTTCCCGTCGAAAAAAAGATCAAGATAAAAGGAGGGAAGCGTGTTGAAATTGAAGAGAAGATATATCCCGGTTACGTGCTCGTTGATATGATCGTGAATGATGAGTCATGGTATGTGGTACGCAACACGCCGCGGGTAACAGGGTTTGTGGGTGCGGGTATTTATCCGGTACCGTTGCAGAAAAATGAAGTAGACACACTCTTCGCGCGGATGCAGAGCGGAGAAACAAAACACAAGATTGATTTTCAGGTTGATGATCCGGTAACCATCATAGACGGACCGTTTAAAGAGTTTGAAGGCAAGATCAGCGAGGTGGATGAAGATCGGGGCAAGGTGAAGGTCTTGGTATCCATGTTTGGCCGTGAGACGCCGGTTGAGCTCGACTTCTTGCAACTTAAGAAAATATAA
- the secE gene encoding preprotein translocase subunit SecE, whose protein sequence is MKLFDYMKDVKAELKHVSWPTSRQATYFTLLVIALSLLTAYFLGLFDFIFTKLLGIFIV, encoded by the coding sequence ATGAAATTATTTGATTACATGAAGGACGTAAAAGCGGAATTAAAGCATGTCAGTTGGCCGACCAGCCGCCAAGCGACATACTTCACATTGCTGGTGATAGCGCTATCGCTTCTTACTGCGTATTTTCTGGGACTCTTTGATTTTATCTTCACGAAACTTCTCGGTATCTTTATCGTTTAG
- a CDS encoding SurA N-terminal domain-containing protein codes for MENDTTTLQQPNSNQSRIRSLTRFANKKTVVLAVIIGLILVALFYFKGTFVAATVNGSPISRLSVVSQLEKEGGKNVLDSLITEKLIESEVKKRGIVTTDDEINQEIKNIEASIVGQGGTLEAALQEQGMTLEGLKKRIGTQKAVEKILEDKIQVTDEEVNTYITDNKVTLPKGNESEAKKQISVQLRNQKLNQEASQWINGIRTEAKIKYYVEY; via the coding sequence ATGGAAAACGATACAACAACGTTGCAACAACCAAATTCTAACCAATCACGGATTCGCTCGCTCACGAGATTCGCAAATAAAAAGACCGTGGTACTCGCGGTAATTATCGGCCTCATTCTTGTCGCACTCTTTTATTTTAAAGGCACGTTTGTGGCTGCAACGGTAAATGGAAGCCCGATAAGCAGATTAAGCGTTGTTTCGCAATTAGAAAAAGAGGGAGGTAAAAACGTACTCGATTCGCTGATCACGGAAAAACTTATTGAAAGTGAGGTAAAAAAAAGAGGAATCGTTACCACTGATGATGAAATAAATCAGGAAATTAAAAATATAGAAGCTTCCATTGTGGGGCAAGGCGGTACCCTTGAGGCAGCACTCCAAGAACAGGGTATGACTCTGGAAGGTTTGAAGAAAAGAATCGGGACGCAAAAAGCGGTTGAGAAAATCCTTGAGGATAAAATACAAGTGACCGATGAAGAAGTGAATACATACATAACAGATAATAAAGTCACTCTGCCAAAAGGGAATGAAAGTGAAGCAAAAAAGCAGATCTCGGTTCAGCTCCGCAATCAAAAACTCAATCAAGAGGCATCGCAGTGGATCAACGGAATTCGAACAGAAGCGAAGATCAAATATTACGTGGAGTATTAA
- a CDS encoding ZIP family metal transporter has protein sequence MSTVYLYTFASVFIVSVISLVGIVTLSMKERLLHKVLFVLVSVAAGALFGDALIHLIPESFKESNDAASVSLFILLGIVSFFVLEKFLRWKHVHTVENGVGEEIHAEALAHENAPVAPLGHLVLVSDGVHNLIDGVIIGSSYLISIEVGIATTIAIVLHEIPQEISDFGVLLHAGFSKNKAIFMNFLSALTAVIGAGIALVVGSSIDALLPMIAAFAAGSFLYIAGSDLVPEIHKVSDPRRSMVQFAAILFGIGIMFLLLFVEL, from the coding sequence ATGTCTACCGTTTATTTATACACATTCGCAAGCGTCTTCATTGTCAGCGTTATCTCGCTCGTTGGCATCGTAACGCTCTCCATGAAAGAACGCCTGCTCCACAAGGTGCTCTTTGTGCTGGTAAGTGTTGCCGCCGGAGCATTGTTCGGAGACGCGTTAATACACTTGATTCCCGAGTCGTTCAAGGAAAGTAACGATGCCGCCTCAGTGTCGCTTTTCATATTGCTCGGCATTGTGTCATTTTTCGTGTTGGAAAAATTCCTGCGCTGGAAACACGTTCATACTGTGGAGAATGGGGTCGGTGAAGAAATACACGCGGAAGCACTCGCGCATGAAAACGCGCCAGTCGCGCCCCTGGGACATCTCGTGTTAGTGTCGGACGGCGTGCACAACCTTATTGATGGCGTTATTATCGGCAGCAGCTATCTCATTAGTATTGAGGTCGGTATCGCAACAACTATTGCCATCGTTCTTCACGAAATTCCCCAAGAGATCAGTGATTTTGGGGTTTTGCTTCATGCGGGGTTTAGTAAAAACAAAGCCATCTTCATGAATTTTCTCTCGGCTCTTACTGCAGTCATCGGAGCTGGCATCGCGCTTGTTGTCGGCAGTAGTATCGATGCCTTATTGCCTATGATCGCCGCATTCGCCGCGGGAAGCTTTCTCTATATCGCAGGTTCAGACCTGGTGCCTGAGATCCATAAGGTATCGGATCCACGGCGTTCCATGGTCCAATTTGCGGCCATCCTCTTCGGTATCGGCATCATGTTCTTACTGCTCTTTGTGGAACTATAA
- a CDS encoding RNA polymerase sigma factor → MNRENSQKLQVLIKDVQGGNEDAFRAIFDRLSARLFAYVLSHTSHRDDALDIVQETFIDVWKGLPRFQYKSDEQFYGFVFVILKRKIYKRHRGLHATVSLDEEIIHESYEMKMEDYRHLQKHIGKLGEPYQDLLKLKYWSGMTMRDAADMLGITETTAKVRHHRAIKKLQAMLEQKPYEN, encoded by the coding sequence GTGAACAGAGAAAACTCGCAAAAACTGCAGGTATTGATCAAGGACGTCCAAGGCGGCAATGAAGATGCTTTTCGGGCAATATTTGATCGGCTCAGCGCCAGGCTTTTTGCCTACGTTCTTTCTCACACCTCGCACCGAGACGACGCGTTGGACATCGTGCAAGAAACCTTTATTGATGTCTGGAAAGGATTACCGAGATTTCAGTACAAAAGCGATGAGCAATTTTATGGTTTCGTCTTTGTGATCCTCAAACGAAAGATATACAAACGGCACAGGGGTCTGCACGCTACCGTCTCGCTCGATGAAGAGATCATTCACGAGAGCTATGAGATGAAAATGGAAGACTATCGCCATCTGCAAAAGCACATCGGTAAACTTGGAGAACCGTATCAAGATCTTCTCAAACTAAAATATTGGTCAGGAATGACTATGCGCGACGCCGCCGACATGCTTGGTATTACAGAAACCACTGCCAAAGTCCGGCATCATCGCGCCATAAAAAAATTACAAGCTATGTTGGAACAAAAACCATATGAAAATTGA
- a CDS encoding fibronectin type III domain-containing protein, translated as MKIDIEEKLEQLGLKSITEIEKNLLWSKITRGFYAEHAREAVTSAGRRSLLSKVLNFRTALASLLVVSFLTGSTIVAADSAKPGDLLFPVDIAIENVRIIIAVNEKKDELRIKFAGERLGEAKIILAILTSESVGTHTTATSSVATSTHASQGTNSTSTATTTPWSGKEKVRGNLAVALLHLEQTKLDLANRGNQAGVLAIENIINELTKLAETRIDDFEKIKAEIKSDGRKVRVEVEAKGEGIKAKFKFRSDSSNSTTTSWEIRTERNSTSTMKARTERDDRKKEDNKNDEDEDEEDDDEDDDRGSKHEDKKVKVCHTSFFRIHRTLEISRAAVDAHLAHGDTIGECDGNDDITTPVISNITTNAGTTTARVNWNTNEVSNSKVWYATGTPLVLGGSTLSKSSSDKVASHSLALSGLTASTTYYFVVASTDAEGLTATSSTLSFVTLSGEIPDTTAPVISNITATVSTTTATVSWNTNEASNGSVWYATTTPLSLSSVPNATNTSFTLTHPFTLSGLTASTTYYFVVKSADIAGNTATSGERSFTTLGE; from the coding sequence ATGAAAATTGATATAGAAGAAAAACTGGAACAACTCGGTCTGAAGTCAATCACAGAAATTGAAAAAAATTTGCTGTGGTCAAAGATTACGCGCGGGTTCTACGCAGAGCACGCACGCGAAGCAGTTACTTCGGCCGGACGCAGATCGCTCCTATCCAAAGTTCTCAACTTTCGGACGGCATTGGCGTCCCTTTTAGTCGTGAGTTTCCTCACCGGGTCAACTATCGTAGCAGCTGACAGCGCAAAGCCGGGAGACCTGCTCTTCCCTGTTGATATTGCGATTGAAAATGTCCGCATCATAATTGCAGTGAACGAAAAGAAAGACGAGCTACGGATCAAGTTTGCCGGGGAGAGACTGGGGGAAGCGAAAATTATTCTCGCAATTTTGACGAGCGAGAGTGTTGGCACGCATACAACCGCCACCTCATCCGTCGCCACAAGCACTCACGCATCGCAAGGAACAAATTCAACAAGCACCGCGACAACTACTCCGTGGAGTGGGAAAGAAAAAGTAAGAGGAAACCTTGCCGTTGCGCTTTTGCACTTGGAGCAAACAAAGCTTGACCTTGCAAATCGCGGCAATCAAGCAGGAGTTTTAGCCATAGAGAATATCATTAACGAGCTCACGAAACTCGCCGAAACACGTATTGATGATTTTGAAAAAATTAAAGCGGAAATAAAAAGCGACGGCCGGAAGGTGAGAGTTGAAGTTGAAGCAAAAGGAGAAGGCATCAAAGCAAAGTTCAAATTCAGATCCGATTCATCAAACAGCACCACCACTTCATGGGAGATAAGAACAGAACGCAATAGCACGAGTACGATGAAGGCAAGAACGGAGAGGGATGATAGAAAGAAAGAAGACAACAAGAACGATGAGGACGAAGACGAGGAGGATGACGATGAAGATGACGACAGAGGTTCAAAACATGAGGACAAGAAAGTGAAAGTATGCCACACGTCATTCTTTCGCATTCACCGCACGCTTGAAATATCTCGCGCGGCCGTGGACGCCCATCTTGCCCATGGCGATACGATTGGCGAATGTGATGGAAATGACGACATTACTACCCCTGTCATCTCAAACATAACCACAAATGCCGGAACTACTACGGCGCGCGTAAACTGGAATACCAACGAAGTTTCAAATTCTAAAGTATGGTACGCCACTGGAACCCCTCTCGTTCTTGGAGGAAGTACCTTATCAAAAAGCTCGTCTGACAAGGTTGCTAGTCACTCCCTCGCTCTTTCAGGACTCACCGCAAGTACTACGTATTACTTTGTCGTGGCATCAACCGACGCTGAAGGCTTAACGGCAACTTCAAGCACTTTGTCTTTCGTAACACTTTCGGGAGAAATACCAGATACGACGGCGCCCGTCATCAGCAATATCACGGCGACAGTAAGCACGACAACCGCAACCGTCTCGTGGAACACGAATGAGGCAAGTAACGGAAGTGTTTGGTACGCCACCACCACTCCCCTTAGCCTCTCCTCCGTTCCGAACGCTACAAACACAAGCTTCACACTCACTCACCCTTTCACACTCTCGGGACTCACCGCAAGTACTACGTATTACTTTGTTGTTAAGTCCGCTGATATTGCGGGCAACACGGCCACTTCGGGAGAGCGCTCCTTCACCACGTTGGGAGAGTAA
- a CDS encoding DUF2914 domain-containing protein, producing the protein MDIFFQKLRQFYLKYERHITTGAFAAGFIVDNLTLTRIDLLYDNLILLSYLLVAIVSVLLSNMVSATAANRFFAPMRPLVPLAMQFAFGGLFSGFFIFYTRSASLATSWPFLLLLLLLLVGNEVLKKRYSRFVFQMSILFFVLFSYFIFFFPILLHEISARVFVLSGIASLFAIGALVGLLLRVMPAREQEWKKTLIASVGGIFLLVNIFYFANIIPPIPLSLKEAGVYHSVTRAKDNTYMVSYEQNKWPLFFGQTGSTFHKNLGESVYFYSAVFAPTDIDTNIFHSWQYYDENTGKWREASRIGFPIVGGRDGGYRGYSMKTNVQPGLWRVQVETARGQILGRVKFTVVPAQEPLLLETGVQ; encoded by the coding sequence ATGGACATCTTTTTTCAAAAACTTCGGCAATTTTATTTGAAGTACGAACGCCACATCACGACAGGCGCGTTTGCCGCGGGTTTCATCGTGGATAACCTCACGCTTACACGCATTGATCTTCTCTACGATAACCTCATACTCCTCTCGTACCTTCTTGTCGCCATTGTGAGCGTTCTCCTTTCCAATATGGTGTCCGCCACGGCCGCGAACAGATTTTTCGCTCCCATGCGCCCTTTGGTGCCGCTTGCTATGCAGTTTGCGTTTGGCGGACTCTTTAGCGGTTTCTTTATTTTCTATACGCGAAGCGCTTCGCTTGCCACAAGCTGGCCATTTTTACTCCTCCTCCTCCTTCTTCTCGTTGGCAACGAGGTGCTTAAGAAACGGTACAGCCGATTTGTCTTTCAGATGAGCATTCTTTTCTTCGTTCTTTTTTCTTATTTCATTTTCTTTTTCCCGATCCTTCTTCACGAAATAAGCGCACGCGTGTTTGTGCTCTCGGGTATCGCGAGCTTGTTTGCCATTGGCGCGCTTGTCGGCCTTCTTCTACGGGTGATGCCCGCGCGCGAGCAAGAATGGAAGAAAACACTCATTGCAAGCGTTGGCGGCATCTTTCTCCTCGTGAATATTTTTTATTTCGCAAATATTATTCCTCCCATACCGCTTTCGCTCAAAGAGGCGGGTGTCTACCATTCCGTCACGCGCGCGAAAGACAATACGTACATGGTTTCCTATGAGCAGAACAAGTGGCCTCTGTTTTTTGGACAAACAGGCTCTACATTTCACAAGAACCTAGGAGAGTCGGTCTATTTTTATAGCGCCGTCTTTGCGCCGACCGATATTGATACCAACATTTTCCATAGCTGGCAGTACTATGATGAAAATACTGGTAAATGGAGAGAAGCCAGTCGTATCGGGTTTCCAATCGTTGGTGGTAGAGACGGGGGGTATCGTGGCTACTCAATGAAAACAAACGTACAGCCGGGGCTTTGGCGAGTTCAAGTTGAAACCGCGCGTGGGCAGATCTTGGGGCGAGTGAAGTTTACCGTTGTTCCAGCACAGGAACCGCTTCTTTTGGAAACAGGCGTACAATGA